The following coding sequences lie in one Phorcysia thermohydrogeniphila genomic window:
- a CDS encoding MTAP family purine nucleoside phosphorylase, whose protein sequence is MVKVLIIGGSGAYLLEKESFGKVLEKKRYDTPFGLSNPIYRIRHEEGFEFFFLSRHGEKDYDVTASFVNYRANIYAAKELGVERIVSWTGPGSLREDFRPGDYVVPTDLLDFTRGRKTTFFENGGLGFVRQSPVFCPQVTDAVVRTLKKLGYSFHSGGTYVCTEGPRLETPAEIKAFKKLGGDLVGMTLVPEVFLAKELEMCYCAICYVTNYAEGIKDYSFKSGVLFEGMLPEEDKKLVDRAVERFPEIMKELLPEIARKERTCHCQKLMERYRKKGKIGEEWKEWILNL, encoded by the coding sequence GTGGTTAAAGTCTTAATCATCGGGGGAAGCGGAGCTTACCTCTTAGAGAAGGAGTCCTTCGGCAAGGTCTTAGAGAAAAAGAGGTACGACACTCCCTTCGGCCTTTCAAACCCGATATATAGAATAAGACACGAAGAAGGTTTTGAGTTCTTTTTCCTCTCAAGGCACGGAGAGAAAGACTACGACGTAACAGCTTCCTTCGTTAACTACAGGGCAAACATTTACGCTGCTAAGGAACTCGGCGTTGAGAGGATTGTCTCTTGGACGGGCCCCGGTTCTCTAAGGGAAGATTTTAGACCGGGAGATTACGTAGTTCCTACAGACCTCCTTGACTTCACAAGGGGGAGAAAAACGACCTTCTTTGAGAATGGAGGACTCGGGTTTGTAAGACAGAGTCCCGTCTTCTGCCCACAAGTTACAGATGCAGTCGTCAGAACGCTAAAAAAACTCGGTTACAGTTTCCACTCTGGAGGAACTTACGTCTGCACAGAAGGCCCTCGCCTTGAGACTCCTGCTGAGATAAAGGCCTTTAAGAAGCTTGGTGGAGACCTCGTCGGTATGACCTTAGTGCCGGAGGTCTTCTTGGCAAAAGAGCTTGAAATGTGCTACTGTGCCATCTGCTACGTAACAAACTACGCAGAAGGGATAAAGGACTACAGCTTTAAGTCTGGCGTCCTCTTTGAGGGAATGCTACCGGAAGAGGATAAGAAGCTCGTAGATAGAGCCGTTGAGAGATTTCCTGAAATAATGAAGGAGCTCCTTCCCGAAATAGCAAGAAAAGAGAGAACCTGCCACTGCCAAAAGCTTATGGAAAGGTACAGAAAGAAGGGAAAGATAGGGGAAGAGTGGAAAGAGTGGATACTTAACCTCTAA
- the queF gene encoding preQ(1) synthase, whose protein sequence is MERKDFGTVSKLGKKTDYVFDYSPDVLEKFPNKFPNRIYWVSFNCPEFTTLCPITGQPDFATIYIQYIPDKWLVESKSLKLYLFSFRNARGFHEDTVNVIADDLFKLLNPFYLEVYGEFNPRGGISIDPFVQRYQEVDWVVELARERFKLHRIVPPEIRRNRG, encoded by the coding sequence ATGGAAAGGAAAGACTTTGGAACTGTATCAAAACTCGGAAAAAAGACAGACTATGTTTTTGATTACTCTCCAGACGTTTTAGAGAAATTTCCAAACAAGTTCCCCAATAGAATCTACTGGGTCTCTTTCAACTGTCCAGAATTTACAACCCTATGTCCAATAACGGGACAGCCCGACTTTGCTACCATATATATCCAGTACATCCCCGATAAGTGGCTCGTAGAGAGTAAATCATTAAAGCTCTACCTCTTCTCTTTCAGGAATGCCCGTGGTTTTCACGAGGATACAGTCAACGTAATCGCCGATGACCTCTTTAAACTCCTGAATCCCTTCTACTTAGAAGTCTACGGGGAGTTTAACCCCCGTGGTGGAATATCCATAGACCCATTCGTTCAGAGGTATCAGGAAGTAGACTGGGTAGTAGAGCTGGCAAGAGAGAGGTTTAAACTCCACAGGATAGTTCCTCCAGAGATAAGGAGAAACCGTGGTTAA
- the lptE gene encoding LPS assembly lipoprotein LptE: MRLIILLLISLITSCATTGKVAHFTPHKLSHVYIEPTTNRTTEESLDVIFTRVSNEVFYSDPRFRVDKTPLPAVTVVVKPEVKSISTFAVGFDRYDKVTEYRMEISTRVKLFRYGFTEPLATFTVSRYDFYDTEGTASEIEQKRKECIERIAYQIFREVAERIFIEGEEIEGTKEAGR, from the coding sequence ATGAGGCTTATTATCCTACTCCTGATTTCCCTGATAACTTCCTGCGCCACCACCGGTAAGGTGGCGCACTTTACCCCCCACAAACTCAGCCACGTCTACATTGAACCGACGACAAACAGAACCACCGAGGAAAGTCTTGACGTCATTTTCACTCGCGTTTCAAACGAAGTCTTCTACTCAGACCCCCGCTTCCGTGTAGACAAAACTCCTCTACCTGCCGTAACGGTAGTCGTCAAGCCGGAAGTAAAGTCCATATCCACCTTTGCCGTAGGATTTGACAGGTACGACAAAGTTACAGAGTACAGAATGGAAATATCTACCAGAGTAAAACTCTTTCGCTACGGCTTTACAGAGCCCTTGGCCACATTTACGGTAAGCAGGTACGATTTCTACGACACAGAAGGGACAGCCTCAGAAATAGAACAGAAGAGAAAGGAGTGTATTGAGAGGATAGCCTACCAGATTTTCAGGGAAGTCGCAGAAAGAATCTTCATAGAGGGAGAAGAGATTGAAGGTACTAAGGAAGCTGGAAGATGA
- the leuS gene encoding leucine--tRNA ligase, which yields MKYNFKDIEKKWQRIWEEKGVFKSSPQKGKKKYYVLEMFPYPSGRIHMGHVRNYSIGDVIARFKKMRGYNVIHPMGWDAFGLPAENAAIKSGVHPKEWTLSNIDYMKKELKKLGFSYDWDREIATCLPDYYRWNQWIFLKMLEKGIAYRSKASVNWCPSCQTVLANEQVDEEGRCWRCGTTVEQREIDSWFLRITDYAEELLKDLELLKGHWPEPVITMQKNWIGKSIGARVKFEVPEKGKIIEVFTTRPDTLFGVTYIVLAPEHPLTLELSAGTEQEEAVKAFVEKMRKTEKRKRTTGELEKEGVFLGVYAVHPLTGEKIPVYAANFVLMDYGTGAVMSVPAHDQRDFEFAQKYGLPIKVVISPENEELKAEELEKAYTEPGILVNSGKFTGMKSEEAKKAITEELERLGKGKKEIQYRLRDWNISRQRYWGTPIPVIHCPKCGIVPVPEEELPVKLPENAPLTGEGRSPLERVPEFVNVKCPKCGGDAKRDCDTMDTFFDSSWYFLRYCSPKEETLPFKPEEAEYWMVVDQYIGGIEHAVLHLLYSRFFTKVLRDIGLFKADESHPQHEFFKAGEPFQNLLTQGMVNKRWVSVKNLLKAFNLSEESTVSELVKALTGKDVENAETISSFMKRHHITIGDNAILLLSTEELRKLLEESIFITSKDVLPSTSLEGKILKVSLCLNENSELIVYPMKNGKLSLKDRIVTKDATLRSLFVEIRNLYNNPKAILGRENYLEDMKRRLTLGILNILEKEGIVNHQFEYDKIEISNIVYIAKLRKHSIEEIVEDLSIKFGEVSKMSKSKLNTVDPDDMIERYGADATRLYILFAAPPEAEFEWKTEGIEGAYRFLRKVFSLVADNRELFEGSPEGAPSKKGKELRRKVHQTLKKVTEELEERFKFNTAIAAIMELFNAMSSFKPETDGDRAVLREAIEKLIVMLSPFTPHVAEEMWEMTGHKELLAQISWPEVDESALKEEEIELPVQVNGKVRDRITVPADADEETVKEIALSSEKVKKYTEGKTIVRFIYVKGRLVNLVVR from the coding sequence ATGAAGTACAACTTTAAGGATATAGAGAAAAAGTGGCAAAGGATATGGGAAGAGAAGGGCGTCTTTAAAAGCTCTCCACAGAAAGGAAAGAAGAAGTACTACGTCCTTGAGATGTTCCCCTACCCCTCCGGCAGGATTCACATGGGGCACGTCAGGAACTATTCAATCGGCGACGTCATAGCCCGCTTTAAGAAGATGAGGGGCTACAACGTTATCCATCCTATGGGATGGGACGCCTTTGGTCTTCCGGCAGAGAACGCAGCGATAAAGAGTGGCGTTCACCCTAAGGAGTGGACGCTCTCAAACATAGACTATATGAAGAAGGAGCTCAAGAAACTTGGCTTTTCTTACGATTGGGACAGGGAAATCGCGACTTGCCTTCCAGACTACTACAGGTGGAATCAGTGGATATTCCTGAAAATGCTTGAAAAAGGCATCGCCTACCGCTCAAAAGCCTCTGTTAACTGGTGTCCCTCCTGCCAGACAGTCCTTGCTAACGAGCAGGTTGACGAGGAAGGTAGGTGCTGGAGGTGTGGAACTACGGTTGAGCAGAGAGAAATAGACAGCTGGTTCTTGAGGATAACCGACTACGCTGAGGAGCTCCTAAAAGACCTTGAACTCTTAAAAGGCCACTGGCCCGAGCCCGTTATCACAATGCAGAAGAACTGGATAGGGAAAAGCATAGGCGCAAGGGTAAAGTTTGAAGTACCGGAAAAAGGAAAAATCATAGAGGTCTTTACCACACGCCCAGATACACTCTTTGGCGTTACCTACATCGTCCTTGCTCCAGAACACCCTCTAACATTGGAACTCTCTGCCGGCACTGAGCAGGAAGAGGCCGTTAAGGCCTTCGTTGAAAAGATGAGGAAAACAGAAAAGAGAAAGAGAACAACTGGAGAGCTTGAGAAGGAAGGTGTCTTTTTAGGTGTTTACGCCGTTCACCCCTTAACGGGAGAGAAAATCCCCGTTTACGCTGCAAACTTCGTCCTCATGGACTACGGAACGGGAGCTGTTATGTCCGTTCCTGCCCACGACCAGAGGGATTTTGAGTTTGCCCAAAAGTACGGACTCCCCATAAAGGTTGTAATAAGCCCAGAAAATGAAGAGCTCAAGGCAGAAGAGCTTGAAAAAGCCTACACAGAGCCGGGTATTCTCGTTAACTCAGGCAAGTTCACAGGAATGAAGAGTGAAGAGGCGAAGAAGGCCATAACCGAAGAGCTTGAAAGGCTCGGAAAAGGTAAAAAGGAAATCCAGTATCGCCTTAGGGACTGGAACATCTCAAGACAGCGCTACTGGGGAACGCCGATACCCGTAATTCACTGTCCTAAGTGTGGAATCGTCCCAGTTCCAGAAGAGGAGCTCCCTGTAAAACTCCCAGAAAACGCTCCACTCACTGGGGAAGGACGCTCACCCTTAGAGAGAGTTCCCGAGTTTGTAAACGTTAAATGCCCAAAGTGTGGAGGAGACGCCAAGAGGGACTGCGACACAATGGACACCTTTTTTGACTCTTCTTGGTACTTCCTCCGCTACTGCTCACCTAAGGAGGAGACACTTCCCTTTAAGCCAGAAGAGGCCGAATACTGGATGGTCGTTGACCAGTACATCGGAGGAATTGAGCACGCAGTACTACACCTCCTCTACTCAAGGTTCTTTACAAAGGTTTTAAGGGACATAGGGCTCTTTAAAGCAGACGAAAGCCACCCTCAGCATGAGTTCTTTAAGGCCGGAGAGCCTTTCCAGAACCTTTTAACCCAAGGTATGGTCAATAAAAGGTGGGTAAGCGTTAAGAACCTCCTTAAGGCCTTTAATCTGAGTGAAGAGTCTACCGTCTCCGAGCTCGTCAAGGCCTTAACAGGTAAGGATGTTGAAAACGCGGAGACTATCAGCTCTTTCATGAAGAGACACCACATAACGATTGGGGACAACGCAATACTTCTTCTTTCAACAGAAGAGCTGAGAAAACTTTTAGAAGAAAGTATTTTTATTACTTCAAAGGATGTTTTACCATCAACCTCTTTAGAAGGGAAAATCTTGAAAGTTTCTCTATGCTTGAATGAAAACTCTGAGCTTATAGTCTATCCTATGAAGAATGGAAAACTCAGTCTAAAGGACAGGATAGTTACAAAGGATGCTACTCTTAGGAGTTTATTTGTGGAAATACGTAATCTTTATAACAACCCCAAAGCTATTTTAGGTAGAGAAAATTATTTGGAGGATATGAAACGCAGATTAACTCTTGGAATTCTCAACATATTGGAGAAGGAAGGTATAGTAAACCACCAATTTGAGTATGACAAAATAGAAATTAGTAACATTGTATACATAGCCAAACTCCGCAAACACTCAATAGAAGAGATAGTAGAAGATTTGTCAATAAAATTTGGCGAAGTTTCAAAAATGAGCAAATCCAAGCTAAACACCGTTGACCCCGACGATATGATTGAGCGCTACGGTGCAGACGCAACAAGGCTCTACATCCTCTTTGCCGCTCCACCGGAAGCAGAATTTGAGTGGAAGACTGAAGGAATAGAGGGAGCTTACAGATTCCTAAGGAAGGTGTTCAGTCTTGTAGCAGATAACAGGGAACTTTTTGAAGGTTCTCCTGAAGGAGCTCCCTCCAAGAAGGGTAAGGAGCTAAGGAGAAAAGTTCACCAGACCTTAAAGAAGGTAACCGAAGAGCTTGAAGAGAGGTTTAAGTTCAACACGGCAATAGCGGCGATTATGGAGCTCTTTAACGCCATGAGCTCCTTTAAACCAGAAACAGACGGAGACAGGGCAGTCTTAAGGGAGGCAATAGAAAAGCTCATAGTAATGCTCTCTCCATTTACTCCCCACGTTGCAGAAGAGATGTGGGAAATGACGGGACACAAGGAGCTCCTTGCCCAAATAAGCTGGCCAGAAGTTGATGAGTCTGCCCTAAAGGAAGAGGAGATAGAGCTCCCCGTTCAAGTCAACGGAAAAGTAAGGGACAGGATAACTGTTCCTGCAGATGCCGATGAGGAGACCGTTAAGGAGATAGCCCTATCTTCAGAGAAGGTGAAGAAGTACACAGAAGGTAAAACAATCGTAAGGTTCATCTACGTAAAGGGAAGGCTCGTAAACCTTGTAGTCAGGTAA
- a CDS encoding thioredoxin family protein has product MEIPETLLKVAAIFFDIVFVLLVAYVVFVFGFRLYWKRKVKKMKGQELPLLDGEFVRLRKGKGVIYFHSPNCQPCKFVDPVIKKLSKEFKKVHFVKVNVLENPDMARKFGILATPSIIITKDGRIEEVLAGPVTEGVLRAKLEK; this is encoded by the coding sequence ATGGAGATACCAGAGACCCTTCTAAAGGTGGCGGCAATTTTCTTTGACATCGTTTTTGTTCTACTTGTGGCCTACGTGGTCTTTGTCTTTGGATTCCGCCTCTACTGGAAGAGAAAGGTAAAGAAGATGAAGGGGCAGGAGCTCCCCCTTCTGGATGGAGAGTTCGTAAGGTTAAGGAAGGGGAAGGGCGTAATATACTTCCACTCTCCCAACTGTCAGCCCTGTAAATTCGTAGACCCGGTAATAAAGAAGCTATCTAAGGAGTTTAAGAAAGTTCACTTTGTAAAGGTGAACGTCCTTGAGAATCCCGATATGGCAAGGAAGTTTGGAATACTCGCCACTCCTTCCATAATCATCACTAAGGACGGCCGTATTGAGGAGGTTCTTGCCGGTCCTGTAACGGAAGGAGTTCTTAGAGCTAAACTTGAAAAGTAG
- the mobB gene encoding molybdopterin-guanine dinucleotide biosynthesis protein B, whose amino-acid sequence MIPVISFIGYHNSGKTTFATQLVKILKERGYRVGILKSTKHEGVIKDTEGKDTFRYREAGTPAVGIVTPKELVLFKDVGKVELPHLAFLLFSDCDIVICEGFKSSDVPKFEVYRKELPEPPLFKKVSNVVGVISDTEIEGVRNFPIEEPEKVADFIEEEFLKRKRDVELFVDGKKIPLKPFVMSALKGVVLGFVKSLKGIEENSSNLEIRIRF is encoded by the coding sequence ATGATACCCGTCATCTCCTTCATCGGCTACCACAATTCAGGAAAAACCACCTTTGCAACCCAGTTGGTCAAAATACTAAAGGAGAGAGGCTACAGGGTTGGAATCCTAAAGTCCACAAAACACGAAGGGGTGATAAAAGATACAGAAGGTAAGGATACATTTAGGTATAGAGAGGCTGGAACTCCCGCCGTAGGGATAGTAACACCTAAGGAGTTAGTCCTTTTTAAGGACGTAGGGAAGGTGGAGCTCCCCCACTTAGCCTTTTTACTCTTTAGCGACTGCGACATAGTAATCTGTGAAGGCTTTAAAAGTTCTGACGTTCCAAAGTTTGAAGTTTACAGGAAGGAGCTCCCAGAACCTCCCCTCTTTAAAAAGGTTTCAAACGTAGTTGGAGTAATTTCCGATACAGAAATTGAAGGGGTTAGAAACTTTCCGATTGAAGAGCCAGAGAAGGTTGCCGACTTTATAGAGGAGGAGTTTCTAAAAAGGAAGAGGGATGTGGAGCTCTTTGTTGACGGAAAGAAAATACCGTTAAAACCCTTCGTTATGTCGGCACTAAAGGGCGTGGTTTTAGGTTTTGTCAAAAGTTTAAAGGGAATAGAGGAAAATAGTTCCAATCTGGAAATTAGAATACGCTTTTGA
- the hslV gene encoding ATP-dependent protease subunit HslV codes for MKFHATTICAVLRDGKVAMAGDGQVTIGNTVFKNGARKVRKIYGGRVLTGFAGSVADAFALLERFEDKLQTYGGNLLKSAVELAKDWRTDRVLRRLEAMLLVADKTRILLISGNGDVIEPDIPVMAIGSGGPYAQAAATALYENTNLSAREIAEKALKIAGNICVYTNTNIVVEEL; via the coding sequence ATGAAATTTCACGCTACAACGATATGTGCTGTCCTGAGGGACGGAAAAGTTGCGATGGCCGGTGACGGACAGGTTACGATTGGCAATACGGTTTTTAAAAACGGAGCGAGGAAGGTAAGGAAGATTTACGGTGGAAGGGTTCTTACCGGCTTTGCCGGCTCTGTTGCCGATGCCTTTGCCCTCCTTGAAAGGTTTGAGGATAAGCTCCAGACCTACGGAGGAAACCTCTTAAAGTCTGCCGTGGAGCTTGCAAAGGACTGGAGGACAGATAGAGTCTTAAGGCGTCTTGAGGCTATGCTCCTTGTTGCAGATAAAACCAGAATACTCCTTATATCCGGTAACGGAGACGTTATAGAGCCCGATATTCCCGTTATGGCGATTGGTTCTGGTGGTCCTTACGCTCAGGCTGCTGCAACGGCACTTTACGAGAATACGAACCTTTCTGCAAGGGAAATTGCAGAAAAGGCTTTAAAGATTGCAGGAAACATCTGCGTTTACACGAACACCAACATAGTTGTTGAGGAACTTTAA